From a single Nothobranchius furzeri strain GRZ-AD chromosome 9, NfurGRZ-RIMD1, whole genome shotgun sequence genomic region:
- the adamtsl7 gene encoding thrombospondin type-1 domain-containing protein 4 isoform X3 produces the protein MLSGLALLLLVCLHVHAQGRPRSQSLGCDEYLGSGKAVDRCGVCGGDNTTCRLVSGDYRHSLSKIGYHRIVEIPEGARKINVTEMMKSRNYLALRSRSGTSIINGNWAVDRPGKYEGGGTVFTYRRPNEISSTAGESFLAEGPTNEILDVYMIFQQPNPGVHYEYIIPSEKPVPPQHPDHRPEEKAGHDGHEQQENSTSGRNPPRRPDNQVPVVQPPRREREYNWKMTGATECSASCGKGFRYPTFHCVRRLNHIQVSDGLCDSSSRPAQQEEACNLQPCPAFWDIGEWSECSKTCGLGMQHRQVLCRQVYANRSLNVHASRCRHLERPETASTCQLKICSEWQVRSDWTACSAPCGLGQRSREVHCVSNVGDFVLDEECNMNLRPADVENCDMGPCAKSWFYTEWANKCSAECGMGVRSRGVLCLNNHISSLPLEGCGSERPADSQVCNSGPCENAIEWFTGPWSQCSAECGPGSQQRSVVCLMKSDEGFTLMPPYECSSLDRPLSQQSCNLKVCGAKWYHTDWSSCSKTCEGGFRVREVRCLSDDTLSSEGCDEQLRPAAREDCSPEPCTPHVDENCRDQYFNCNVVVQARLCVYDYYKTTCCASCSRMAHKQTVRRGRS, from the exons AGCCTCGGCTGCGATGAGTACCTGGGATCGGGGAAGGCGGTGGACAGGTGTGGCGTTTGCGGAGGCGACAACACGACCTGCAGGCTCGTCTCCGGAGACTACAGACACAGTTTATCCAAGATCGGCTACCACAGAATAGTGGAGATCCCGGAGGGAGCCAGGAAGATCAACGTTACGGAGATGATGAAGAGCAGGAACTATCTGG CGCTGCGAAGTCGTTCGGGGACATCCATTATCAACGGAAACTGGGCTGTTGACCGACCCGGGAAGTACGAGGGTGGTGGGACCGTGTTCACCTACCGCAGACCCAACGAGATCAGCAGCACCGCCGGGGAATCCTTCCTCGCTGAAGGCCCCACCAACGAAATCCTGGATGTTTAT ATGATATTCCAGCAGCCTAATCCAGGCGTTCACTATGAGTACATCATCCCGTCTGAGAAACCAGTCCCACCTCAGCATCCAGACCACAGGCCTGAAG AGAAAGCTGGACACGATGGACATGAGCAGCAGGAAAACTCTACATCTGGGAGGAACCCCCCTCGTCGCCCTGACAACCAGGTGCCTGTCGTCCAGCCCCCCAGAAGGGAGAGAGAGTACAACTGGAAGATGACTGGAGCTACAGAGTGCAGCGcctcctgtggaaaag GTTTCAGGTATCCCACGTTTCACTGCGTCCGGCGGCTGAATCACATCCAGGTTTCTGACGGTCTGTGTGACAGCAGCAGCCGACCCGCGCAGCAGGAGGAGGCCTGCAACCTGCAGCCGTGCCCGGCGTT CTGGGACATCGGCGAGTGGTCAGAGTGCAGTAAGACCTGTGGCCTGGGCATGCAGCACCGGCAGGTTCTGTGTCGTCAGGTGTACGCCAACAGATCCCTCAACGTCCACGCGAGCCGGTGCCGACACCTGGAGCGGCCCGAAACAGCCAGCACCTGCCAGCTGAAGATCTGCAGCGAGTGGCAAGTCCGCTCCGATTGGACCGCT TGCTCGGCGCCATGTGggttgggtcaaaggtcaagagAGGTGCATTGTGTCAGCAACGTGGGCGACTTTGTTCTGGATGAAGAGTGCAACATGAATCTGCGCCCCGCCGATGTGGAAAACTGTGACATGGGGCCGTGTGCCAAGAGCTGGTTCTACACCGAGTGGGCCAACAAG TGTTCTGCTGAATGTGGTATGGGTGTTCGCAGCAGGGGGGTCCTCTGCCTGAACAACCACATCAGCAGCCTCCCCCTGGAGGGCTGTGGCAGCGAGCGCCCTGCAGACTCTCAGGTCTGCAACAGCGGCCCGTGTGAGAACGCCATCGAGTGGTTCACGGGTCCCTGGAGTCAG TGTTCTGCAGAGTGTGGTCCAGGCAGCCAGCAGAGGTCAGTGGTGTGTTTAATGAAGTCAGATGAAGGATTCACCCTCATGCCGCCGTACGAATGCTCGTCTTTGGACCGGCCGCTCAGCCAGCAGAGCTGCAACCTGAAGGTCTGCGGAGCTAAGTGGTACCACACGGACTGGAGCTCT TGTTCAAAGACCTGCGAGGGAGGTTTCCGCGTGCGGGAGGTCCGCTGTCTCTCTGACGACACGCTGTCCTCTGAGGGTTGTGATGAGCAGCTGAGACCAGCGGCGAGGGAGGACTGCAGCCCCGAACCCTGCACACCTCACGTCG acgAGAACTGCAGGGATCAGTACTTCAACTGTAACGTGGTGGTCCAGGCCCGCCTCTGCGTGTACGACTACTATAAAACCACATGCTGTGCTTCCTGTTCACGCATGGCCCACAAACAGACCGTGCGTCGAGGCCGCAGCTAG